One window from the genome of Nicotiana sylvestris chromosome 9, ASM39365v2, whole genome shotgun sequence encodes:
- the LOC104224379 gene encoding protein kinase and PP2C-like domain-containing protein isoform X2, with product MFFFEFYESGNLAGKLHVDEWSPSIRQALEVATCLAKALQYLHNLGIVHRDVKPANILLDRQLQPRLADFGLAEYKKNLKLVSTENWKSTGKPTGGFHKRNMVGTLIYMAPEVLRKEIQTEKSDVYSFGISLNELLTGVVPYTDLRAEAQAHTVLEMNYTEQQLTAAVVSEGLRPVLADVRSGASASLLSLIERCWDKDPQSRPSFDDIVVELGSILEDEIGRNRTEMASADSFISSNGSDGANIQSYQENISWFGQGKEFSKRVPTALAASAWLDYSDDQVYSPVLSWGSFASCGRRETMEDRHFLMPQLCDEKDIHVFAIFDGHRGSAAAEFSAGALPGFLQNLGSISSPSDALFEAFIKTDVAFRTQLDSCRKRKGAVQKDWHPGCTAIAALMVRNKLIVANAGDCRTILCRAGNPYALSRDHVASCHEERERIIRAGGVVKWQVDTWRVGDAALQVTRSIGDDDLKPAVTAEPEITLTTLSAEDEYIVMASDGLWDVVSETDVVNIIRDTVKEPGMCSKRLATEAAERGSKDNITVIVVFLRPVSTAERIY from the exons atgtttttctttgaattttatgAGTCCGGAAATCTTGCCGGGAAATTACATGTGGATGAATGGAGCCCAAGTATAAGACAAGCACTTGAAGTTGCAACTTGTCTAG CAAAGGCCCTACAATACCTACATAACCTTGGGATCGTGCACAGGGATGTGAAACCAGCAAACATTCTT CTTGATAGACAGCTACAACCACGTCTTGCTGACTTTGGTTTGGCAGAATACAAAAAGAATCTTAAACTAGTTTCCACTGAAAACTGGAAATCGACTGGCAAGCCTACTGGAGGTTTCCATAAGAGGAATATGGTTGGGACGCTTATTTACATGGCACCAGAGGTGCTGAGGAAAGAGATACAGACTGAAAAATCTGATGTATATAGCTTTGGAATATCACTGAA TGAGCTGCTTACTGGCGTAGTTCCATACACTGATCTCCGTGCGGAGGCACAG GCCCATACTGTGCTTGAAATGAACTACACTGAGCAGCAACTTACTGCAGCCGTTGTATCTGAAGGCTTACGACCCGTTCTAGCTGATGTTCGATCTGGTGCTTCAGCTAGTTTACTCTCTTTGATAGAAAGATGTTGGGATAAAGATCCGCAAAGTAGGCCTTCTTTTGATGATATTGTCGTGGAGCTTGGTTCCATTCTGGAAGATGAAATTGGAAGGAACCGTACAGAAATGGCATCAGCGGATTCTTTTATTTCTTCAAATGGTTCTGATGGTGCAAATATCCAAAGCTATCAGGAGAATATTAGCTGGTTCGGTCAGGGTAAAGAGTTTTCAAAAAGGGTCCCTACTGCCCTTGCTGCTAGCGCATGGCTGGATTATTCAGATGATCAAGTATATAGTCCAGTTCTATCTTGGGGTTCCTTTGCATCATGTGGAAGAAGGGAAACGATGGAAGATAGACACTTCCTTATGCCTCAATTGTGTGATGAAAAGGATATTCACGTCTTTGCAATCTTTGATGGTCATCGAG GTTCAGCAGCAGCTGAGTTTTCTGCTGGAGCCTTGCCAGGATTTTTGCAGAATCTCGGTTCTATTAGCAG TCCCTCTGATGCGCTTTTTGAAGCATTCATAAAGACAGATGTTGCATTCAGGACACAACTTGATTCTTGTCGCAAACGCAAGGGAGCAGTTCAGAAAGATTGGCACCCTGGTTGTACTGCAATAGCTGCTCTTATGGTCAGAAACAAACTTATTGTTGCTAATGCTGGTGATTGCAGAACAATCTTGTGTCGAGCTGGTAACCCGTATGCTCTAAGTAGG GATCATGTTGCAAGTTGTCACGAGGAGCGGGAGCGTATTATCCGTGCAGGTGGCGTTGTCAAATGGCAAGTGGATACATGGAGGGTCGGTGATGCGGCTCTCCAG GTCACTAGGTCTATCGGTGATGATGATCTGAAGCCAGCTGTAACTGCGGAACCTGAGATAACTCTAACTACTCTTTCTGCAGAGGATGAATACATT GTAATGGCCAGTGATGGCCTTTGGGATGTTGTTAGTGAGACAGATGTGGTGAACATAATCAGAGACACAGTGAAAGAGCCAGGAATGTGCTCAAAGAGGTTAGCAACAGAAGCTGCGGAACGAGGCAGCAAAGACAACATAACTGTTATTGTTGTTTTCTTACGTCCAGTTTCCACAGCTGAGAGAATTTATTAG
- the LOC104224379 gene encoding protein kinase and PP2C-like domain-containing protein isoform X1: MGLEILEPNTCIRGCCTSPKIPIHLPLSSYSLSHPIARGAESVVYEAILDGKRVAVKKPILSTSEDIDKFHKELQLLCKLDHPGIAKLVAAHAKPPNYMFFFEFYESGNLAGKLHVDEWSPSIRQALEVATCLAKALQYLHNLGIVHRDVKPANILLDRQLQPRLADFGLAEYKKNLKLVSTENWKSTGKPTGGFHKRNMVGTLIYMAPEVLRKEIQTEKSDVYSFGISLNELLTGVVPYTDLRAEAQAHTVLEMNYTEQQLTAAVVSEGLRPVLADVRSGASASLLSLIERCWDKDPQSRPSFDDIVVELGSILEDEIGRNRTEMASADSFISSNGSDGANIQSYQENISWFGQGKEFSKRVPTALAASAWLDYSDDQVYSPVLSWGSFASCGRRETMEDRHFLMPQLCDEKDIHVFAIFDGHRGSAAAEFSAGALPGFLQNLGSISSPSDALFEAFIKTDVAFRTQLDSCRKRKGAVQKDWHPGCTAIAALMVRNKLIVANAGDCRTILCRAGNPYALSRDHVASCHEERERIIRAGGVVKWQVDTWRVGDAALQVTRSIGDDDLKPAVTAEPEITLTTLSAEDEYIVMASDGLWDVVSETDVVNIIRDTVKEPGMCSKRLATEAAERGSKDNITVIVVFLRPVSTAERIY; the protein is encoded by the exons ATGGGTCTGGAAATCTTGGAACCTAACACTTGCATTCGTGGTTGCTGTACCAGCCCCAAAATCCCCATTCATCTccctctttcttcttattctctcTCTCACCCTATTGCTCGAG GGGCTGAAAGTGTGGTGTATGAAGCCATTCTTGATGGTAAAAGAGTTGCTGTGAAAAAACCCATCTTGTCCACCTCTGAAGATATTGATAAATTCCATAAAGAACTGCAACTATTATG CAAATTGGATCATCCGGGGATAGCAAAGCTAGTTGCGGCACATGCCAAGCCGCCAAATTACatgtttttctttgaattttatgAGTCCGGAAATCTTGCCGGGAAATTACATGTGGATGAATGGAGCCCAAGTATAAGACAAGCACTTGAAGTTGCAACTTGTCTAG CAAAGGCCCTACAATACCTACATAACCTTGGGATCGTGCACAGGGATGTGAAACCAGCAAACATTCTT CTTGATAGACAGCTACAACCACGTCTTGCTGACTTTGGTTTGGCAGAATACAAAAAGAATCTTAAACTAGTTTCCACTGAAAACTGGAAATCGACTGGCAAGCCTACTGGAGGTTTCCATAAGAGGAATATGGTTGGGACGCTTATTTACATGGCACCAGAGGTGCTGAGGAAAGAGATACAGACTGAAAAATCTGATGTATATAGCTTTGGAATATCACTGAA TGAGCTGCTTACTGGCGTAGTTCCATACACTGATCTCCGTGCGGAGGCACAG GCCCATACTGTGCTTGAAATGAACTACACTGAGCAGCAACTTACTGCAGCCGTTGTATCTGAAGGCTTACGACCCGTTCTAGCTGATGTTCGATCTGGTGCTTCAGCTAGTTTACTCTCTTTGATAGAAAGATGTTGGGATAAAGATCCGCAAAGTAGGCCTTCTTTTGATGATATTGTCGTGGAGCTTGGTTCCATTCTGGAAGATGAAATTGGAAGGAACCGTACAGAAATGGCATCAGCGGATTCTTTTATTTCTTCAAATGGTTCTGATGGTGCAAATATCCAAAGCTATCAGGAGAATATTAGCTGGTTCGGTCAGGGTAAAGAGTTTTCAAAAAGGGTCCCTACTGCCCTTGCTGCTAGCGCATGGCTGGATTATTCAGATGATCAAGTATATAGTCCAGTTCTATCTTGGGGTTCCTTTGCATCATGTGGAAGAAGGGAAACGATGGAAGATAGACACTTCCTTATGCCTCAATTGTGTGATGAAAAGGATATTCACGTCTTTGCAATCTTTGATGGTCATCGAG GTTCAGCAGCAGCTGAGTTTTCTGCTGGAGCCTTGCCAGGATTTTTGCAGAATCTCGGTTCTATTAGCAG TCCCTCTGATGCGCTTTTTGAAGCATTCATAAAGACAGATGTTGCATTCAGGACACAACTTGATTCTTGTCGCAAACGCAAGGGAGCAGTTCAGAAAGATTGGCACCCTGGTTGTACTGCAATAGCTGCTCTTATGGTCAGAAACAAACTTATTGTTGCTAATGCTGGTGATTGCAGAACAATCTTGTGTCGAGCTGGTAACCCGTATGCTCTAAGTAGG GATCATGTTGCAAGTTGTCACGAGGAGCGGGAGCGTATTATCCGTGCAGGTGGCGTTGTCAAATGGCAAGTGGATACATGGAGGGTCGGTGATGCGGCTCTCCAG GTCACTAGGTCTATCGGTGATGATGATCTGAAGCCAGCTGTAACTGCGGAACCTGAGATAACTCTAACTACTCTTTCTGCAGAGGATGAATACATT GTAATGGCCAGTGATGGCCTTTGGGATGTTGTTAGTGAGACAGATGTGGTGAACATAATCAGAGACACAGTGAAAGAGCCAGGAATGTGCTCAAAGAGGTTAGCAACAGAAGCTGCGGAACGAGGCAGCAAAGACAACATAACTGTTATTGTTGTTTTCTTACGTCCAGTTTCCACAGCTGAGAGAATTTATTAG